From one Cyanobacterium stanieri PCC 7202 genomic stretch:
- a CDS encoding hypothetical protein (KEGG: cyp:PCC8801_4335 hypothetical protein~SPTR: Putative uncharacterized protein) — translation MSIPIQRQYNSPNCNLSLQGFSDDGNTAPNGVPVMTILTEARCQILGNPTVLTGGVNFMANLLRAVSAYGQELLSGLTHSWDAYDESDYVFLRKLPQKNRHLLVWQDKKEEAHNQLEIELSTVQLFDLLETIDQFYADKATLPHLEDPLGPVSRRYRQMEVSLVEQSTPAVLGLAGFALSAIALFLIPIPSEISDPNLEPTPPREENIEIEPELPLDPPGVE, via the coding sequence ATGAGTATTCCCATTCAACGTCAATACAACTCCCCCAATTGCAATTTGTCTCTCCAAGGTTTTAGTGATGATGGCAATACTGCCCCTAATGGTGTGCCTGTGATGACCATTCTAACGGAGGCACGGTGTCAGATTTTGGGTAATCCCACGGTGTTGACTGGAGGGGTTAATTTTATGGCGAATTTGCTTCGGGCGGTAAGTGCCTATGGGCAAGAGTTGTTAAGCGGTTTGACTCATTCTTGGGATGCTTATGATGAGAGTGATTATGTGTTTTTGCGTAAACTTCCTCAAAAAAATCGTCATCTTTTGGTATGGCAGGATAAGAAGGAAGAAGCGCATAATCAATTGGAGATTGAGTTAAGCACGGTACAGTTATTCGATTTATTGGAAACTATTGATCAATTTTATGCTGATAAGGCTACTTTACCTCATCTCGAAGATCCTCTGGGTCCTGTTTCTCGTCGTTATCGACAGATGGAGGTTTCTTTGGTGGAACAATCTACCCCCGCAGTGCTTGGTTTGGCTGGTTTTGCCCTGAGTGCGATCGCCCTTTTTCTGATCCCTATTCCTAGTGAAATTTCTGACCCCAATCTCGAACCTACTCCCCCAAGGGAAGAGAATATAGAAATAGAACCAGAGTTACCCCTCGATCCCCCCGGCGTAGAATAA
- a CDS encoding pentapeptide repeat protein (PFAM: Pentapeptide repeats (8 copies)~COGs: COG1357 Uncharacterized low-complexity protein~InterPro IPR001646~KEGG: cyc:PCC7424_4526 pentapeptide repeat protein~PFAM: pentapeptide repeat protein~SPTR: Pentapeptide repeat protein): protein MAEYQILNSHNQYCDCLSINVELIPVNDTPNQFQICLSLGFNPQEQTILNGKVEFALRVVRLYLNLDNVRFIEAQEIKSPLIKKVDDPLSRLPYWEIRHLIDSKFLEGHLDNIILGTVEIQAAPYTLTVTLKSKLAHIYLTQIEGLWRHDITPNKHAILERKLAKFIWETNLKPCVSETIFSSEEIKNTSKAQVPEDNLLQELKDILQLIYQTPKDDFCDLATIAGLNPLVDFAGGDLTGANLSGLKLSSADFKYVNLRGADLTDVDLSEANISYAKLNGADLSGAYLEGANLRFSNLQSASLALANLIGADLTGANLIKANLTKTSLAQALVEGTIFGDNIDS from the coding sequence ATGGCAGAGTATCAGATATTAAATTCTCACAATCAATACTGTGATTGTTTATCCATAAATGTAGAACTTATCCCTGTAAACGATACTCCTAACCAATTCCAAATTTGTCTTAGTCTAGGGTTTAATCCCCAAGAGCAAACAATTCTTAATGGTAAAGTGGAATTTGCTCTTAGGGTAGTGAGATTATATTTAAACCTTGACAATGTCCGTTTTATCGAAGCCCAAGAGATAAAATCACCTTTAATCAAAAAAGTTGATGATCCCTTATCCCGTTTACCCTACTGGGAAATTAGACACCTCATTGATAGTAAATTTTTGGAGGGGCATTTAGATAATATCATCTTGGGTACGGTGGAAATTCAGGCAGCCCCCTACACCTTAACAGTAACCCTAAAAAGTAAATTAGCCCATATTTATTTAACCCAAATAGAGGGGTTATGGCGCCATGATATTACCCCCAATAAACACGCCATATTAGAAAGAAAGTTGGCGAAATTTATTTGGGAAACTAATTTGAAACCCTGTGTTAGTGAAACTATTTTTAGCTCTGAGGAAATCAAAAATACATCGAAGGCACAAGTCCCGGAGGATAATTTATTACAGGAACTAAAGGATATTTTACAGTTAATTTATCAAACTCCTAAAGATGATTTTTGTGATTTGGCAACCATCGCAGGATTAAATCCCCTCGTGGATTTTGCGGGGGGAGATTTGACGGGGGCAAATTTGAGTGGATTAAAACTCAGTAGTGCTGATTTTAAGTATGTCAATTTAAGGGGTGCTGACTTAACCGATGTGGATTTGAGTGAGGCAAATATCAGTTATGCAAAGTTAAATGGCGCTGATTTGAGTGGTGCTTATTTGGAGGGTGCAAATTTACGTTTTTCTAATTTACAGTCGGCTAGTTTGGCTTTGGCGAATTTGATTGGTGCTGATTTGACGGGGGCAAATTTAATTAAGGCAAATCTTACTAAAACAAGTTTGGCTCAGGCTTTGGTGGAGGGAACAATTTTTGGAGATAATATCGATAGTTAA
- a CDS encoding hypothetical protein (PFAM: HicB family~KEGG: syp:SYNPCC7002_F0005 hypothetical protein~SPTR: Putative uncharacterized protein), with product MSRLTLRLPETLHHKLASLAKSEGVSLNQYIVYALSCQIHNSYIVDALSENEIEEQKQAFSQLIKDLGSVDNEEIKAILNQREKVDSDEELPLEIKNKLISKLSPS from the coding sequence ATGAGTCGTTTAACTTTAAGACTACCAGAAACACTACATCATAAATTAGCAAGCTTAGCCAAAAGTGAAGGGGTATCGCTAAACCAATATATTGTATATGCTTTAAGCTGTCAAATACATAACAGTTATATCGTCGATGCTTTATCAGAAAACGAAATAGAAGAACAAAAACAAGCGTTTAGTCAACTAATTAAAGATTTAGGTAGCGTTGACAACGAAGAAATTAAAGCTATTTTAAATCAAAGAGAAAAAGTAGATTCTGACGAAGAGTTACCCTTAGAAATTAAAAATAAATTAATCTCAAAATTAAGCCCATCATAG
- a CDS encoding hypothetical protein (PFAM: PIN domain~TIGRFAM: putative toxin-antitoxin system toxin component, PIN family~InterPro IPR002850:IPR019825~KEGG: syp:SYNPCC7002_F0004 hypothetical protein~SPTR: Putative uncharacterized protein), translating to MTNQISVVIDTNVLFTGLTKQGGAEGLIIDIWLGELLRVNVSNSLAYEYIDVLSRKLSPQRWLKLKPILAKLLTKVEFTPIYYSWRPTSPDPGDDLVIDCAMNANAMVVTSNIKDFQRAKIALGLQIITPTELIIKLAEN from the coding sequence ATGACAAATCAAATCTCAGTGGTCATAGACACAAATGTATTATTTACAGGATTAACAAAACAAGGAGGTGCAGAGGGATTAATTATCGACATTTGGTTAGGAGAACTCTTGAGAGTTAATGTTTCTAATAGTTTGGCTTATGAGTATATCGACGTTTTGTCAAGAAAATTATCACCTCAACGTTGGTTAAAACTAAAACCCATATTGGCAAAATTATTAACCAAAGTGGAGTTTACCCCCATATATTATTCTTGGCGACCAACATCACCAGATCCGGGGGATGATTTAGTAATTGACTGTGCAATGAATGCAAATGCTATGGTTGTAACATCGAATATTAAAGATTTTCAAAGAGCTAAAATAGCCCTAGGACTACAAATAATTACACCAACAGAATTGATTATTAAACTAGCTGAAAATTAG
- a CDS encoding protein of unknown function DUF938 (PFAM: Protein of unknown function (DUF938)~InterPro IPR010342~KEGG: mar:MAE_56670 hypothetical protein~PFAM: protein of unknown function DUF938~SPTR: Similar to tr|Q10VL3|Q10VL3_TRIEI Hypothetical protein), producing MKQYAPATQRNREPILEVLKQFLPKNGAILEISSGTGEHCVYFAPHFPQCDWIPTDISEVAMDSISAWTEESGHENIQKPMRVDVTQPQWYQSFLEKNVRAIACINMIHIAPWDACIGLMEGSGHILSNRDLLYLYGPYKRQNQHTAPSNQEFDQYLQNQNSAWGVRNLETVAEVAKKNQLHLTEIIEMPSNNLSLIFQKQC from the coding sequence TTTAAAGCAATTTTTGCCTAAAAATGGAGCTATTTTGGAAATATCGAGCGGTACGGGGGAACACTGTGTTTACTTTGCTCCTCATTTTCCCCAGTGTGATTGGATTCCCACGGATATAAGTGAGGTTGCCATGGATAGCATCAGTGCATGGACAGAAGAATCAGGACATGAAAACATCCAAAAGCCCATGAGGGTAGATGTTACACAACCCCAATGGTATCAATCCTTTTTAGAAAAAAATGTAAGGGCGATCGCCTGTATCAATATGATTCACATTGCCCCCTGGGATGCCTGTATCGGCTTGATGGAAGGCTCAGGGCATATTTTAAGCAATAGGGATCTATTGTATCTGTATGGCCCTTACAAACGGCAGAATCAACACACCGCCCCCAGTAACCAAGAATTTGATCAATACCTGCAAAATCAAAATTCCGCATGGGGAGTAAGAAACCTCGAAACTGTTGCCGAAGTTGCCAAAAAAAATCAACTCCATCTCACGGAAATTATCGAAATGCCCAGTAACAATTTATCCCTGATTTTCCAAAAACAATGTTAA